From Deinococcus planocerae, one genomic window encodes:
- a CDS encoding alpha/beta hydrolase: MFARPTTTAARALAALACGLALAACGQTTPVAETRAHDGRTFTPVEATTAPIAGATLYKGQHAGIQGQASYLIEVPDNWNGTLVMYTHGYRGTGKELTVDPPSIRQYLISQGYAWAASSYSANYYDVRAGVEDTNALALAFGQLTGGRYPAPGKYLIMGFSMGGHVAGAAVEKETLATARNKVSYAAALPMCGVMDEEYEFRWLGDYTLAAAQLAGFGPRTFPQSDYQTLLPDIKAALFDSTSGTLWQENAVQGAKLREIARNLTGGDRPVFNLGFRVGSLQNAVFGTGGSDGTLSGILNKNLYGNEGVTYRWTTGDITPAEVAFNASILRVKADPEANRARQGGLRWLPRVNGEFSVPVLTLHTLGDFYVPFAHEQRYRLAAQASGNGDRLVQRAIRAPGHCDFTGPEIVEAFGDLVRWEQTGQKPAGDDVLTPAVVADPAYGCRFTRGVRAGVEACPATP; the protein is encoded by the coding sequence ATGTTTGCCCGACCCACCACCACGGCGGCCCGCGCGCTCGCCGCCCTCGCCTGCGGGCTCGCGCTCGCCGCTTGCGGACAGACCACCCCGGTCGCCGAGACCCGCGCCCACGACGGGCGCACCTTCACGCCGGTCGAGGCCACCACCGCCCCCATCGCGGGGGCCACCCTCTACAAGGGGCAGCACGCGGGCATCCAGGGGCAGGCGAGCTACCTGATCGAGGTTCCCGACAACTGGAACGGCACGCTGGTCATGTACACCCACGGCTACCGCGGCACGGGCAAGGAGCTGACGGTCGATCCCCCGTCCATCCGGCAGTACCTGATTTCGCAGGGGTACGCCTGGGCGGCGAGCAGCTACTCGGCGAACTACTACGACGTGAGGGCCGGGGTGGAGGACACGAACGCGCTGGCGCTGGCCTTCGGGCAGCTCACGGGCGGGAGGTACCCGGCGCCGGGCAAGTACCTGATTATGGGCTTCTCGATGGGCGGGCACGTGGCCGGGGCCGCCGTCGAGAAGGAGACGCTCGCCACCGCGCGCAACAAGGTGAGCTACGCCGCCGCCCTGCCCATGTGCGGGGTGATGGACGAGGAGTACGAGTTCCGCTGGCTCGGCGACTACACCCTCGCCGCCGCGCAGCTCGCGGGCTTCGGGCCCCGGACCTTCCCGCAGAGCGACTACCAGACGCTGCTCCCCGACATCAAGGCGGCGCTCTTCGACAGCACCTCGGGCACGCTCTGGCAGGAGAACGCGGTGCAGGGGGCAAAGCTGCGCGAGATCGCCCGCAACCTCACGGGTGGGGACCGTCCCGTTTTCAACCTCGGGTTCCGGGTGGGCAGCCTGCAAAACGCGGTGTTCGGCACGGGCGGCTCGGACGGCACGTTGAGCGGCATCCTGAACAAGAACCTCTACGGCAACGAGGGCGTGACCTACCGCTGGACGACGGGCGACATCACCCCCGCCGAGGTCGCCTTCAACGCCTCCATCCTGCGGGTGAAGGCCGACCCGGAGGCCAACCGCGCCCGCCAAGGCGGTCTGCGCTGGCTGCCGCGCGTGAACGGCGAGTTCAGCGTGCCGGTCCTGACCCTGCACACGCTGGGCGACTTCTACGTGCCCTTCGCCCACGAGCAGAGGTACCGCCTCGCGGCGCAGGCGAGCGGCAACGGCGACCGCCTCGTCCAGCGGGCCATCCGCGCCCCCGGACACTGCGACTTCACCGGCCCGGAGATCGTCGAGGCCTTTGGCGACCTCGTGCGGTGGGAGCAGACCGGGCAAAAGCCCGCCGGGGACGACGTGCTCACCCCCGCCGTGGTCGCCGACCCGGCCTACGGCTGCCGCTTCACGCGCGGGGTGCGAGCGGGCGTCGAGGCCTGCCCCGCGACCCCCTG
- a CDS encoding CoA-binding protein — MTQLQSTQDVIRILTENRVVAVVGFHRDPMKPAYYVPEYLHRQGYTVIPVNPALAARGESFFGHRAVATLAEITTPVDVVELFRRSDKVHEHLQDILNMAPPPRVVWMQLGIRDDRTAQALMGRGIDVVQDRCMLADHRALL, encoded by the coding sequence ATGACGCAGCTTCAGAGCACCCAGGACGTGATTCGCATCCTCACCGAGAACAGGGTCGTGGCCGTGGTGGGCTTCCACCGCGATCCCATGAAGCCCGCCTACTACGTTCCCGAGTACCTCCACCGCCAGGGGTACACGGTCATCCCCGTCAACCCGGCCCTCGCGGCGCGCGGCGAGAGCTTTTTCGGCCACCGGGCGGTCGCCACCCTCGCCGAGATCACCACGCCCGTGGACGTGGTGGAACTCTTCCGGCGCAGCGACAAGGTGCACGAGCATCTTCAGGACATCCTGAACATGGCCCCCCCGCCCCGCGTGGTGTGGATGCAGCTCGGCATCCGCGACGACCGCACGGCGCAGGCCCTCATGGGGCGCGGCATCGACGTCGTGCAGGACCGCTGCATGTTGGCGGACCACCGGGCGCTGCTGTGA
- the hemL gene encoding glutamate-1-semialdehyde 2,1-aminomutase → MTTETFPSVAARSEALFARARAVTPGGVNSPVRAFRSVGGTPRFIREAHGAYLTDVDGTRYVDYIGSWGPMILGHDHPAVREAIVEALAGGTSFGAPGEREVLLAETVTRLTGAERVRFVNSGTEATMSALRLARGFTGRNHILKFRGNYHGHADGLLVEAGSGLMTNAEGGLGQAAPSSAGVPGEYARLTLVSEYNDPAALDALMAERGHEIAAVIFEPVVGNAGVLIPTPEFLAALHRVRDAGALLIADEVMTGFRLSLNGATGRLGLSPDLTCWGKVIGGGLPVGAYGGRADVMDRVSPQGPVYQAGTLSGNPLAMAAGLATLSVLEADPGIYERLEGYTSRLADGLKAAAREAGVMISVNHIGSMLTAFHQGAPDGSVRTYGDAARSDTAAFARWFQAMLARGVYWAPSQFESVFVGAAHTDAELEITLEAARAAYAGLGEGT, encoded by the coding sequence ATGACGACCGAGACCTTTCCTTCTGTGGCGGCCCGCAGCGAGGCCCTCTTCGCGCGGGCGCGGGCGGTGACGCCGGGCGGCGTGAACAGTCCGGTGCGTGCCTTTCGCTCCGTGGGCGGCACCCCGCGCTTCATCCGCGAGGCGCACGGGGCCTACCTGACCGACGTGGACGGCACCCGCTACGTGGACTACATCGGCTCGTGGGGGCCGATGATCCTGGGCCACGACCACCCCGCGGTGCGGGAGGCGATTGTCGAGGCCCTGGCGGGCGGCACGAGCTTCGGCGCTCCCGGCGAGCGCGAGGTGCTGCTCGCGGAGACGGTGACCCGCCTCACCGGGGCCGAGCGCGTCCGTTTCGTGAACAGCGGCACCGAGGCGACCATGAGCGCGCTGCGGCTGGCGCGCGGCTTCACGGGGCGCAATCACATCCTCAAGTTCCGCGGCAACTACCACGGCCACGCCGACGGTCTGCTCGTGGAGGCGGGCAGCGGCCTGATGACGAACGCGGAGGGCGGGCTCGGCCAGGCCGCCCCCAGCAGCGCGGGCGTGCCGGGGGAGTACGCCCGGCTGACCCTGGTGAGCGAGTACAACGACCCGGCGGCCCTCGACGCCCTGATGGCGGAGCGCGGACACGAGATCGCGGCGGTGATCTTCGAGCCGGTGGTGGGCAACGCGGGCGTGCTGATCCCCACGCCGGAGTTCCTGGCCGCCCTGCACCGCGTCCGCGACGCCGGGGCCCTCCTGATCGCCGACGAGGTGATGACGGGCTTCCGCCTGTCGCTGAACGGCGCGACCGGGCGGCTCGGCCTCAGCCCCGACCTGACCTGCTGGGGCAAGGTGATCGGCGGCGGGTTGCCCGTCGGCGCGTACGGCGGGCGGGCGGACGTGATGGACCGGGTTTCCCCGCAGGGCCCCGTGTACCAGGCGGGGACCCTGAGCGGCAATCCCCTGGCGATGGCGGCGGGGCTCGCCACCCTGTCGGTGCTGGAGGCCGACCCGGGCATCTACGAGCGGCTGGAGGGGTACACCTCGCGGCTGGCGGACGGCCTGAAGGCGGCGGCGCGGGAGGCGGGCGTCATGATCAGCGTGAACCACATCGGCTCGATGCTGACGGCCTTCCACCAAGGCGCGCCGGACGGGTCGGTGCGGACGTACGGGGACGCGGCGCGCAGCGACACGGCGGCCTTCGCCCGCTGGTTCCAGGCGATGCTCGCGCGCGGGGTGTACTGGGCGCCTTCCCAGTTCGAGAGCGTCTTTGTCGGGGCGGCACACACGGACGCGGAGCTGGAGATCACGCTGGAGGCGGCGCGCGCGGCCTACGCGGGGCTGGGGGAGGGGACATGA
- the glp gene encoding gephyrin-like molybdotransferase Glp, with amino-acid sequence MTPRRPDFPMFVSVQGAREMLAALLPEPGREEVPLAGARGRTLAAPLCALVSHPSATESALDGIAAREEDTLGAAPPSPVRLRVVGESRAGVPFAGTVGPGECVRIYTGAPLPAGADAICPVEQLTEGGAEYVLLTRPASPGDVRPEGGDFRAGETVLEAGAVLTPPRVALAAALGHARVPVRRRLRVALLSTGDEVIEPGGPLSPGQVYDSNRYGLHAMLEECGCEVAALGHAPDSPEALGESIARAGGADVLLTSGGVSMGRYDFMRDLLVEHGRVAFWKVRMRPGGPALLGGWNGLPVFGLPGNPVSSLVVFHVIVRPALTGQPVQTLRLRAGTAFRTLPDKTAFWRATIRDGEVHDYPKQGSGVLRSLSDTGALVVVPEGVRVEAGDEVDVVLL; translated from the coding sequence ATGACGCCCCGCCGCCCCGACTTCCCCATGTTCGTCAGCGTCCAAGGGGCGCGGGAGATGCTCGCCGCCCTCCTCCCCGAGCCCGGACGGGAGGAGGTGCCGCTCGCCGGGGCCCGGGGCCGCACGCTCGCCGCGCCCCTCTGCGCCCTCGTCAGCCATCCCAGCGCGACCGAGAGCGCCCTCGACGGCATCGCCGCCCGGGAGGAGGACACGCTGGGTGCTGCCCCCCCTTCGCCCGTCCGGCTGCGGGTGGTCGGGGAGAGCCGCGCCGGAGTTCCCTTCGCGGGCACGGTCGGTCCCGGCGAGTGCGTCCGCATCTACACGGGCGCTCCCCTCCCGGCGGGCGCCGACGCGATCTGCCCGGTCGAGCAACTGACCGAGGGCGGCGCCGAATACGTCCTTCTCACGCGCCCCGCCAGCCCCGGCGACGTGCGGCCCGAGGGCGGGGATTTCCGGGCGGGGGAGACGGTGCTGGAGGCGGGCGCCGTGCTCACCCCCCCGCGGGTGGCTCTGGCCGCCGCTCTGGGCCATGCCCGGGTGCCGGTGCGCCGTCGCCTGCGGGTGGCGCTGCTCTCGACCGGGGACGAGGTGATCGAGCCCGGCGGGCCCCTGTCGCCCGGGCAGGTGTACGACAGCAACCGCTACGGCCTGCACGCCATGCTGGAGGAGTGCGGCTGCGAGGTCGCGGCGCTCGGCCACGCGCCCGACAGCCCGGAGGCCCTCGGGGAGAGCATCGCGCGGGCGGGCGGGGCGGACGTGCTCCTCACGAGCGGCGGGGTCAGCATGGGACGGTACGACTTCATGCGCGACCTGCTCGTCGAACACGGGCGAGTCGCCTTCTGGAAGGTGCGGATGCGCCCCGGCGGCCCGGCCCTCCTCGGCGGCTGGAACGGCCTTCCCGTCTTCGGGCTGCCGGGCAACCCGGTGAGCAGCCTCGTCGTGTTCCACGTCATCGTGCGCCCCGCCCTCACCGGACAGCCCGTGCAGACCCTCCGGCTGCGGGCGGGCACGGCCTTTCGCACCCTACCCGACAAGACGGCGTTCTGGCGGGCGACGATTCGGGACGGCGAGGTGCACGACTACCCGAAGCAGGGGAGCGGCGTCCTGCGCTCGCTGAGCGACACGGGCGCCCTCGTCGTCGTGCCGGAGGGGGTGCGGGTGGAGGCGGGGGACGAAGTGGACGTGGTGCTGCTGTAG
- a CDS encoding NAD(P)/FAD-dependent oxidoreductase — translation MSTDLLIVGAGLAGLALAGDAVRDGMSVQLLDKSRGISGRASTRRVTLDDGREARLDHGARFFTARHDRTRALAEGGVQGGWPRVWTRSVSEWREGSVTTPPSEHPRYVPPAGMSALGRHLARGLSVTTGAEVTSLERTGGGWRVHTRDGATFAAPRLVLNLPGPQVAPLLHDLMDDVPGLAGAAGEVGRVRYDPYWAAGVVLERDLEAEWVALRLYGHPVLEWIAREHTKREPGHPPALMLHATPDWTRAQLERRPQEVLPDLLTAAREVVGDFTPLDAFAHRWRYATPTERAPGPAHWDPALGIGWCGDWHTPDPNGPRVEAALLSGWALARRVPGEDERDHTSPPPRVPEQEVNP, via the coding sequence ATGAGCACCGACCTCCTCATCGTCGGGGCGGGGCTCGCCGGGCTGGCGCTGGCGGGAGACGCCGTGCGGGACGGGATGAGCGTCCAGCTTCTCGACAAGTCGCGCGGGATCAGCGGGCGGGCCTCGACGCGCCGCGTCACGCTGGACGACGGGCGCGAGGCCCGGCTCGACCACGGGGCGCGTTTTTTCACCGCCCGCCACGACCGCACCCGGGCGCTGGCGGAGGGGGGCGTGCAGGGCGGCTGGCCGCGGGTGTGGACGCGCTCGGTGAGCGAGTGGCGGGAGGGCAGCGTCACCACCCCGCCCTCCGAGCATCCCCGGTACGTGCCCCCCGCCGGAATGAGCGCGCTGGGGCGTCACCTCGCGCGGGGTCTGTCCGTCACGACGGGCGCCGAGGTCACGAGCCTGGAGCGCACGGGGGGCGGCTGGCGGGTCCACACCCGCGACGGGGCGACCTTCGCGGCGCCGCGCCTCGTTCTGAACCTTCCCGGCCCGCAGGTCGCGCCGCTCCTGCACGACCTCATGGACGACGTTCCGGGCCTCGCCGGGGCGGCGGGGGAGGTCGGGCGCGTCCGGTACGACCCCTACTGGGCGGCGGGCGTGGTGCTGGAACGGGACCTGGAGGCCGAGTGGGTCGCCCTGCGGCTCTACGGCCACCCTGTCCTCGAGTGGATCGCGCGTGAGCATACCAAGCGGGAGCCCGGACACCCCCCCGCCCTGATGCTGCACGCCACGCCCGACTGGACCCGGGCTCAGCTCGAACGGCGCCCGCAGGAGGTGCTGCCCGACCTTCTCACCGCTGCCCGCGAGGTGGTGGGGGACTTCACGCCCCTTGACGCCTTCGCCCACCGCTGGCGGTACGCCACGCCCACCGAGCGCGCGCCCGGCCCCGCCCACTGGGACCCGGCGCTGGGCATCGGCTGGTGCGGCGACTGGCATACCCCCGACCCCAACGGCCCGAGGGTGGAGGCGGCGCTCCTCAGCGGGTGGGCGCTGGCGCGGCGGGTGCCCGGCGAGGACGAACGGGACCACACGTCCCCGCCCCCGCGTGTCCCGGAGCAGGAAGTCAACCCGTGA